The following proteins are encoded in a genomic region of Arcobacter suis CECT 7833:
- a CDS encoding thioredoxin fold domain-containing protein, translating to MFDFTKKVIISSLVLAGSLSADYKEVSKVEIAQMEQLELFKRAQIKINKAYDTGSLYILNISVQGNPDEIYLTKDKKLVLAGDVIDASNGMKITSPADVAPIRGKEAFVYGTGTEEYFLFTDPECKYCKMLESYLPKIQDKVKIRVFYYPLDSHTNAKDLSLYIMSQKTTDKKVTAMFDSTASIEKAKSMKYTQAELEKLEKQLDEQIQIGMKLNVQGTPTLFDKDGKNIIWVNLLEKFGIEVK from the coding sequence ATGTTTGATTTTACAAAAAAAGTGATAATCAGTTCTTTAGTTCTAGCAGGTAGTTTGAGTGCTGACTATAAAGAAGTATCAAAGGTTGAGATAGCTCAAATGGAGCAACTTGAATTATTTAAAAGAGCTCAAATAAAAATAAATAAAGCTTATGATACTGGAAGTTTGTATATTTTAAATATCAGTGTTCAAGGAAATCCTGATGAGATTTATTTAACAAAAGATAAAAAACTTGTTCTTGCAGGGGATGTAATTGATGCTTCAAATGGAATGAAAATAACTTCTCCAGCTGATGTAGCTCCAATTAGAGGAAAAGAAGCTTTTGTTTATGGAACAGGAACTGAAGAATACTTTTTATTTACAGATCCTGAATGTAAATACTGTAAAATGTTAGAATCTTATCTTCCAAAAATTCAAGATAAAGTAAAAATCAGAGTGTTTTATTACCCACTTGATTCTCACACAAATGCAAAAGATTTATCTTTATACATAATGAGTCAAAAAACAACAGATAAAAAAGTAACTGCTATGTTTGATTCAACTGCAAGTATAGAAAAAGCTAAAAGTATGAAATATACTCAAGCAGAACTTGAAAAATTAGAAAAACAATTAGATGAACAAATCCAAATTGGAATGAAATTAAATGTTCAAGGAACTCCAACTCTTTTTGATAAAGATGGAAAAAATATTATTTGGGTAAATTTACTAGAAAAATTCGGTATTGAAGTAAAATAA
- a CDS encoding NAD(P)H-dependent oxidoreductase, translating to MKKVLILNGHQYYDVVAKGELTQHYIDKANDFFVKNGFEIKHTNIEKGYNVEEECEKFEWADYVLFQYPVYWMSVPWIAKKYFDETFTQGRHYSSDGRSRTDASKLYGSGGLLQGKKYMLSLTYNCPASAFDNKNSLFDGMSLDQAHVAVHKTFQFCGLEPLETYSVHDIFKGDLNLDIELEKFEKVLTKNFL from the coding sequence ATGAAAAAAGTTTTAATTTTAAATGGTCATCAATATTACGATGTTGTAGCAAAGGGTGAATTAACTCAACATTACATAGATAAAGCAAACGATTTTTTTGTTAAAAATGGTTTTGAAATAAAACATACAAACATTGAAAAAGGTTATAACGTAGAAGAAGAGTGTGAAAAGTTTGAATGGGCAGATTATGTTTTATTTCAATATCCAGTTTATTGGATGAGTGTTCCTTGGATTGCAAAAAAATATTTTGATGAAACATTTACACAAGGGCGACATTATTCAAGTGATGGAAGAAGCCGAACTGATGCTTCAAAACTTTACGGAAGTGGTGGATTATTACAAGGTAAAAAATATATGTTATCTTTAACTTATAATTGCCCAGCATCTGCTTTTGATAACAAAAATAGTTTATTTGATGGAATGTCTTTAGACCAAGCTCATGTTGCTGTTCACAAAACTTTCCAATTTTGTGGATTAGAACCATTGGAAACTTATTCAGTTCATGATATTTTTAAAGGTGATTTGAATTTAGATATTGAACTAGAAAAATTTGAAAAAGTTTTAACTAAAAACTTTTTATAA
- a CDS encoding winged helix-turn-helix transcriptional regulator: MYYINDKEYRCSVAVTLDIFNDRWKLAIIWHLLDGDKRFKDLHEIINEITQKTLTVKLKELEEKNIINREVYAEVPPKVVYSLTQAGKNLKPVLEEMHKWGIDYVQEFGKITPENLCKANICN; encoded by the coding sequence ATGTATTATATAAACGATAAAGAATATAGATGTTCAGTTGCTGTAACACTTGATATTTTTAATGATAGATGGAAGTTAGCAATAATTTGGCATTTACTTGATGGAGATAAAAGATTTAAAGATTTACATGAAATTATAAATGAAATTACTCAAAAAACTTTAACAGTAAAACTAAAAGAACTTGAAGAAAAAAATATTATAAATAGAGAAGTTTATGCTGAAGTTCCACCAAAAGTAGTTTATAGTCTAACCCAAGCTGGGAAAAATCTAAAACCTGTTTTAGAAGAGATGCATAAATGGGGAATAGACTATGTCCAAGAGTTTGGAAAAATAACTCCTGAAAATCTTTGTAAAGCAAATATTTGTAATTAA
- a CDS encoding YeiH family protein, with product MKTNKLNIKNTFYGVLFVGIFALIATIVAEADFFRNLAISPLIIGIVLGIFYANTLKHKLPATWQSGIIFSTKYILRFGIILYGFRLTFQNLQEVGFSGVFIAFCIVAFTFIFGYIIGTKVLKLDREITILCSAGSSICGAAAVLATQSVLKNEAYKSAIAVSFVVIFGTITMFLYPFLYKLGIFDLSASEMGVYIGSTLHEVAHVVGASTSLGEAVSKDAIIVKMIRVIFLVPFLILLSFWLIKTGFHNKNEKTKLIIPWFAVMFILVAGFNSFGFLSENIIKSINFIDTFSLTMAMTALGMETSFDKFKNVGMKPFYLSLILFIWLMVVGYFLVKFFF from the coding sequence ATGAAAACTAATAAATTAAATATTAAAAATACTTTTTATGGAGTTTTATTTGTAGGTATTTTTGCATTAATTGCAACAATTGTAGCAGAAGCAGATTTTTTTAGAAATTTAGCAATTAGCCCACTTATTATTGGAATAGTTTTAGGAATTTTTTATGCCAATACTTTAAAACATAAACTTCCAGCTACTTGGCAAAGTGGAATTATATTTTCTACAAAATATATTTTAAGATTTGGGATTATTTTATATGGATTTAGACTTACTTTTCAAAATCTTCAAGAAGTAGGGTTTAGTGGAGTTTTTATAGCTTTTTGCATAGTTGCTTTTACTTTTATCTTTGGATATATAATAGGAACGAAGGTTTTAAAACTAGATAGAGAAATTACTATTTTATGTAGTGCTGGAAGTTCTATTTGTGGAGCTGCTGCTGTATTAGCAACTCAAAGTGTTTTGAAAAATGAAGCCTATAAAAGTGCAATTGCTGTCTCTTTTGTGGTAATTTTTGGAACTATTACTATGTTTTTATATCCATTTTTATATAAATTAGGAATTTTTGATTTAAGTGCATCTGAAATGGGAGTTTATATTGGCTCAACTTTACATGAGGTAGCTCATGTTGTTGGAGCTTCAACATCTTTGGGTGAAGCTGTATCAAAAGATGCAATTATTGTAAAAATGATAAGAGTTATATTTTTAGTGCCTTTTTTAATTTTATTATCTTTTTGGTTGATTAAAACTGGATTTCATAATAAAAATGAGAAAACAAAGCTTATTATTCCTTGGTTTGCCGTGATGTTTATATTAGTTGCAGGTTTTAACTCTTTTGGATTTTTATCTGAAAATATAATTAAAAGTATAAACTTTATAGATACTTTTTCTCTAACAATGGCAATGACAGCTTTAGGAATGGAAACAAGTTTTGATAAGTTTAAAAACGTAGGAATGAAACCTTTTTATTTGTCTTTGATTTTATTTATTTGGTTAATGGTTGTAGGATATTTTTTAGTTAAGTTTTTCTTTTAA
- a CDS encoding NADH:flavin oxidoreductase/NADH oxidase → MSLLFKKGEIGTLELKNRIVMPPMCMYKSDDSGELKTFHKTHYLARAIGGVGFIIVEATAVEPKGRISDADLGLWEDSQIIQHKELNEDIHFFGAKTAIQIAHAGRKSTVKDTTPIAPSVIAFSDEEPFKTPISASLEDIKNIKELFVKTAIRAKSANYDAIELHAAHGYLLCEFLSPLSNTREDIYGGSLENRCRLVLEIAKEIKQKVDLPLIVRISADEWMKDGWNINDSIYLSKELEKLGIDAIHVSSGGNQEKTDKTPKIEPLYQSNWAKEIKKEISIPVIAVGLVTTAIEGEKLLEEKYCDFVAYGRELLRSPNFAFYAASEFKEKDKINSSYQRAF, encoded by the coding sequence ATGAGTTTATTGTTTAAAAAAGGAGAAATAGGGACACTTGAGCTAAAAAATAGAATAGTTATGCCTCCTATGTGTATGTATAAAAGTGATGATAGTGGAGAGTTAAAAACTTTTCATAAAACCCATTATTTAGCAAGGGCAATAGGTGGTGTTGGATTTATTATAGTTGAAGCAACTGCTGTTGAGCCAAAAGGAAGAATTTCAGATGCAGATTTAGGTTTATGGGAAGATTCACAAATAATTCAACATAAAGAATTAAATGAAGATATTCATTTTTTTGGAGCAAAAACAGCTATTCAAATTGCCCATGCAGGTAGAAAATCTACTGTTAAAGATACAACTCCTATTGCTCCAAGTGTAATAGCTTTTAGTGATGAAGAACCATTTAAAACACCAATTAGTGCAAGTTTAGAAGATATAAAAAATATTAAAGAATTATTCGTAAAAACTGCAATCAGAGCAAAAAGTGCCAATTATGATGCAATTGAACTTCATGCTGCACATGGTTATTTATTATGTGAATTTTTATCACCTTTGAGTAATACAAGAGAAGATATTTATGGTGGAAGTTTAGAAAATAGATGTAGATTAGTTTTAGAAATAGCAAAAGAGATTAAACAAAAAGTTGATTTACCTTTAATCGTACGAATTAGCGCAGATGAGTGGATGAAAGATGGATGGAATATAAATGATTCAATCTATTTATCAAAAGAGCTTGAGAAGCTAGGAATTGATGCTATTCATGTATCTTCAGGTGGAAATCAAGAAAAAACAGATAAAACACCAAAAATTGAACCTTTATACCAAAGTAATTGGGCTAAAGAGATAAAAAAAGAGATTAGTATTCCAGTTATTGCAGTTGGATTAGTTACAACAGCAATTGAAGGTGAGAAACTTTTAGAAGAAAAATATTGTGATTTTGTGGCTTATGGAAGAGAATTATTACGAAGTCCAAATTTTGCTTTTTATGCGGCAAGTGAATTTAAAGAAAAAGATAAGATTAATTCATCTTATCAACGAGCGTTTTAA
- a CDS encoding AEC family transporter, producing MENFVLILLAIAIGYGINRLNIFSKDAPTILNQFVIYISLPAMILLQIPKLSFSMDTLIPIIIAWIVMFFSAILVLLLAKFFSFSKEITGSLMLVAILGNTSFMGIPIVNAYMGESAMPYVLVYDQLGTFIALAVYGTFIASYYSSKSQITFKIITFKVLTFPPFISLVAALFLIGVEFNPIISKVLATFSSTIVPMALVAVGLQLQFKLPREDIKPFTLALLIKLLIAPIIAIIICKIFSWNNDVSIVSIMEAGMAPMITAGAIASMAGLAPRLSSAIVGYGILISFITTAILFKMIN from the coding sequence ATGGAAAATTTTGTATTAATTTTATTAGCTATTGCTATTGGTTATGGAATAAATAGGTTAAATATATTTTCAAAAGATGCTCCAACAATTTTAAATCAATTTGTAATATATATTTCACTTCCAGCAATGATACTTTTACAAATTCCTAAACTTAGCTTTTCAATGGATACTTTGATTCCAATTATAATTGCTTGGATTGTTATGTTTTTTAGTGCAATTTTAGTTTTATTGTTAGCAAAATTTTTCTCTTTTTCAAAAGAGATTACAGGTTCGCTAATGTTAGTAGCAATTTTGGGAAATACTTCATTTATGGGAATTCCAATCGTAAACGCTTACATGGGTGAAAGTGCAATGCCTTATGTTTTAGTTTATGACCAATTAGGAACTTTTATTGCCTTGGCAGTTTATGGAACTTTTATAGCTTCTTATTATTCAAGTAAAAGCCAAATTACTTTTAAAATAATTACTTTTAAAGTTCTTACTTTCCCACCTTTTATATCTTTAGTCGCAGCTTTATTTTTAATTGGAGTTGAATTTAATCCAATTATTTCAAAAGTTTTAGCTACATTTTCAAGTACAATAGTTCCAATGGCTCTTGTGGCAGTTGGTTTACAGCTACAATTTAAACTACCCCGTGAAGATATAAAACCTTTTACACTTGCTCTTCTTATAAAACTTCTTATTGCTCCAATTATTGCAATAATTATTTGTAAAATATTTTCTTGGAATAATGATGTTTCAATAGTTTCAATCATGGAAGCAGGAATGGCTCCAATGATAACAGCAGGTGCAATTGCATCAATGGCTGGACTTGCTCCAAGGCTTAGTTCTGCTATTGTTGGATACGGAATACTGATATCATTTATTACAACAGCAATTTTATTTAAAATGATAAATTAA
- a CDS encoding putative quinol monooxygenase produces MKNIVIVANIKVKEEFTDEVYSELVKLYEATHKYDEGCIQYELHKDLSDKNSFTFVETWENSEFLALHEQKEHFKTFVAKIENKIENLSISKLEKLDI; encoded by the coding sequence TTGAAAAACATAGTAATAGTTGCAAATATAAAAGTAAAAGAAGAGTTTACAGATGAAGTTTATTCTGAACTTGTAAAACTTTATGAAGCAACACATAAATACGATGAAGGTTGTATTCAATATGAATTACACAAAGATTTAAGTGACAAAAATAGTTTTACTTTTGTTGAAACTTGGGAAAATTCTGAGTTTTTAGCTTTACATGAACAAAAAGAACATTTTAAAACTTTTGTTGCAAAAATAGAAAATAAAATAGAAAATTTATCAATTAGTAAATTGGAAAAATTAGATATTTAA